One part of the Bacteroidia bacterium genome encodes these proteins:
- a CDS encoding glycosyltransferase: MTIFSGQTYLQKHSFCKQVLKKAPKKGLKVVIVIPCYAEKGLLDTLNSLEKNPKQNFETEVIIVLNAGEHASDAVLALNQQTEKEFEQWIKSGKKSHSYFLLKKEDLPKKHAGVGLARKIGMDEAVGRFELAEEKEGIILCLDADSAVAENYIEAVYRHFQNKPKSEACSIYFEHPLSGNEFEADVYRGIIYYELFLRYYIEGLRYAGHPYAFHTIGSSMAVRSSAYEKQNGMNRRKAGEDFYFLMKYIVDGKLSECNATSVFPSPRPADHVPFGTGKAIIKWMEGERKSYPAYDPRIFDLLKSFIDQVPDLYRRKAPVIEDVMRTFLQEQDFEANVEEMMKHVRDEASFVKRFFKWFNGLKVLKLVHYLQEHGYPDQPIEGVAEEVLRKRYADVKKGLSAKDLLLIYREKQGN, from the coding sequence ATGACCATTTTCTCAGGCCAAACTTACTTGCAAAAACACAGCTTTTGTAAGCAAGTGCTAAAAAAAGCACCAAAAAAGGGGCTAAAAGTCGTGATCGTTATCCCTTGTTATGCAGAAAAGGGGCTTTTGGATACCTTAAATTCTTTGGAAAAGAACCCCAAACAGAACTTCGAAACTGAAGTCATAATTGTTTTGAATGCAGGTGAGCATGCTTCCGATGCCGTTTTGGCTCTCAATCAGCAAACGGAAAAGGAGTTTGAGCAATGGATCAAAAGCGGAAAGAAAAGCCATTCCTACTTTTTGCTAAAAAAGGAAGATTTGCCAAAGAAACATGCAGGAGTTGGGCTGGCTCGAAAAATCGGGATGGACGAGGCTGTTGGAAGATTTGAACTGGCAGAAGAAAAAGAGGGGATTATTCTTTGCCTGGATGCCGACTCAGCGGTAGCGGAGAATTATATCGAAGCGGTATATCGACATTTTCAAAACAAGCCAAAATCAGAAGCTTGCTCCATTTACTTTGAACATCCCCTTTCAGGAAATGAGTTTGAAGCGGATGTGTATCGGGGCATTATCTATTATGAACTTTTCCTACGGTATTATATCGAAGGACTCCGATATGCCGGTCATCCATATGCCTTTCATACTATAGGCTCGTCTATGGCTGTTCGTTCATCGGCTTATGAAAAACAAAATGGAATGAATCGACGGAAAGCAGGAGAAGATTTTTACTTCCTGATGAAATATATAGTAGATGGCAAGCTTAGCGAATGCAATGCAACAAGTGTATTTCCCTCGCCCAGACCGGCAGATCATGTGCCCTTTGGTACAGGAAAGGCAATCATAAAATGGATGGAAGGAGAAAGAAAAAGCTATCCGGCCTATGATCCAAGAATTTTTGATTTACTCAAATCTTTCATTGATCAGGTTCCTGACTTATACAGGAGAAAGGCTCCAGTGATAGAAGATGTGATGAGGACTTTTTTACAGGAACAGGATTTTGAGGCAAATGTAGAGGAAATGATGAAGCATGTCAGAGATGAAGCTTCTTTTGTCAAACGATTTTTTAAATGGTTTAATGGACTTAAGGTATTGAAGCTTGTGCATTACCTGCAGGAACATGGATATCCTGATCAGCCGATTGAAGGAGTTGCTGAAGAAGTATTGCGGAAAAGATATGCTGATGTAAAAAAGGGACTTTCTGCGAAAGACTTATTGCTGATTTATCGGGAGAAACAGGGGAACTGA
- the atpD gene encoding F0F1 ATP synthase subunit beta translates to MAKANINTGKVSQVIGPVIDVEFSAEGSTLPRILNALEIKRDSGMLVLEVQQHLGENRVRAIAMDSTDGIERGMEVVDRGQTITVPVGDSIRGRLFNVTGTPIDGLKDPEAETEYSIHGSAPAFEELTVNPEVLYTGIKVIDLLAPYLKGGKIGLFGGAGVGKTVLIQELINNIALAHDGLSVFAGVGERTREGNDILREMIEAKVIKYGEKFEHSMEEGGWDLDAVDYKEMLDSKLTMVFGQMNEPPGARARVALTGLTIAEYYRDGNKEDARGRDVLFFIDNIFRFTQAGSEVSALLGRMPSAVGYQPTLASEMGAMQERITSTKRGSITSIQAIYVPADDYTDPAPATTFAHLDATTNLSRALSAIGIYPAVDPLDSSSRILQPDVVGQEHYDCAQRVIQILQKYKELQDIIAILGMDELSDEDKLSVERARKVQRFLSQPFFVAEQFTGTPGQFVSIEDTIRGFNMIIDGELDHLPENAFYLKGGINMVIEDGEKMIA, encoded by the coding sequence ATGGCTAAAGCTAATATCAATACTGGCAAAGTTTCTCAGGTTATCGGACCGGTAATCGACGTGGAATTTTCAGCTGAAGGCTCCACACTTCCTAGAATTCTCAATGCCCTTGAGATCAAAAGAGATAGCGGTATGCTTGTGCTAGAAGTACAGCAGCACCTTGGAGAGAACAGAGTAAGAGCCATTGCCATGGACTCTACTGATGGGATTGAAAGAGGAATGGAAGTTGTTGACAGAGGACAGACCATTACTGTTCCTGTAGGTGATTCTATTCGTGGGCGTCTGTTCAACGTAACAGGTACTCCTATCGATGGTCTTAAAGATCCTGAAGCAGAGACTGAATATTCCATTCACGGTTCGGCTCCAGCTTTCGAAGAGTTAACAGTAAATCCTGAAGTACTTTATACAGGTATCAAAGTAATTGACCTGCTTGCTCCTTACCTCAAAGGAGGAAAGATTGGTCTCTTCGGTGGTGCCGGTGTAGGAAAAACAGTATTGATTCAGGAGTTGATCAACAACATTGCACTTGCTCACGACGGACTTTCTGTATTTGCAGGAGTAGGGGAAAGAACTCGTGAAGGAAACGATATCCTTCGTGAGATGATTGAAGCAAAGGTAATTAAGTACGGAGAGAAATTCGAGCATAGCATGGAAGAAGGAGGTTGGGACCTCGATGCGGTTGATTACAAAGAGATGCTTGATTCCAAACTCACCATGGTATTCGGTCAGATGAACGAACCTCCTGGTGCACGTGCTCGTGTTGCATTGACAGGATTGACCATTGCAGAATACTATCGTGATGGAAACAAGGAAGATGCTAGAGGCCGTGATGTACTTTTCTTTATTGACAATATTTTCCGCTTTACTCAGGCTGGTTCTGAGGTGTCTGCACTTCTTGGACGTATGCCTTCTGCGGTAGGATATCAGCCTACGCTGGCATCTGAAATGGGTGCGATGCAGGAGCGTATTACTTCTACCAAGCGTGGATCTATTACCTCTATCCAGGCCATCTATGTACCTGCGGATGACTATACCGATCCAGCACCGGCAACTACCTTTGCCCACCTGGATGCAACTACCAACCTTTCGCGTGCGCTTTCCGCTATTGGTATCTACCCTGCGGTGGATCCATTGGATTCTTCTTCTCGTATCCTGCAGCCTGATGTAGTAGGCCAGGAGCACTATGACTGTGCACAGAGAGTTATCCAGATTCTTCAGAAGTACAAAGAACTTCAGGATATCATTGCGATTCTTGGGATGGACGAACTTTCTGATGAGGATAAGCTTTCGGTTGAAAGAGCACGTAAAGTTCAGCGTTTCCTTTCTCAGCCATTCTTCGTTGCAGAGCAGTTTACCGGTACTCCGGGACAATTCGTTTCTATCGAAGATACCATCCGTGGTTTCAATATGATCATTGATGGAGAGCTCGATCACCTGCCAGAAAATGCCTTCTATCTTAAAGGAGGAATCAACATGGTGATAGAAGATGGAGAAAAAATGATCGCATAA
- the atpC gene encoding ATP synthase F1 subunit epsilon: MASFELEIVTPESKIFSGSVESVQVPGSMGSFQVLVNHAPIISTLSKGKVKVVTESGEKLDYNTEDGVIEVLNNKAIILVERLSEE, from the coding sequence ATGGCAAGTTTCGAGCTAGAGATCGTTACACCTGAAAGTAAAATCTTCAGTGGATCTGTTGAAAGTGTACAAGTACCGGGCTCTATGGGCAGTTTTCAGGTTCTTGTAAATCACGCTCCGATCATCTCTACTTTATCAAAAGGTAAAGTGAAGGTTGTAACAGAATCCGGAGAAAAACTGGATTATAATACAGAAGATGGCGTAATTGAAGTTTTAAACAACAAGGCCATCATTCTTGTTGAAAGATTATCAGAAGAATAA
- a CDS encoding T9SS type A sorting domain-containing protein, with the protein MEKLYSSLFSKLCAPIFLLLFSTLSIQDVYATHGMGADITFSCVAPNIYDVKLTFFRDCSGIVPNPQEILEYSSVSCGVTATINLTQPVGSVIDVTPICPSAVSKCDDPASGVFGFQQYTYTGRITLPTGCGNDWQLGWSNCCRNFAITTLVTPGNQDMYVSASLDNTLSPCNNSPIFNNIPTPIVCVNQPVIYNHGVTDPDGDSLVFSLTSCAQGAGVPVNYDPTFNATIPLLTSGGVSIDPMTGQLTFTPNTEQIGVICVLVEEYRNGVKIGQTVRDMQFSVVNCNNQPPIASGVNGNAGVFDLDLCVGATTCFDIQISDPDGNNVTTSWNNGITGGTFAVLNDGSMNPSATFCWAPTAADLGSHFFTVTVKDDNCFLTGEATYAFTINVVGTSNALNASVDNSICLGDSANLSSSGTGATNFVWTPANGLSDPNIANPRVSPFVTTVYTVQAQYPDGCLGEAQVTVEVNDPPAVSVSPPVSFICPGSSATLTANSPTGTAFSWSTTAVGNSISVSPASSAIYEVYVEDANGCRDTASATVNVNTPGTNLCNVVYVSPGATGTGTAADPGDLTTMLNQVTCNDVVVKMNIGSYNIDNTITNVLGNVTIEGGFDQANGWRKTSQAGATTINRTTANPDGLPNNPRVSVFEIANASNFRIQDLTLTTDDANLPGMSLYGIHLSNCSEYEIVRCQVLVGDAGNGSDGTVGADGLDGEDGVAGSYGGIDDRGNAGPGGKGGDGAGTAGTFGVGGAGGTDQNGVGTCCLEGEAGGAGTLATDPRSGGGGGAGGAGGEANSDGGDGGTGAASPTANAGGIGGEFHNSNTGGRSDGSNGSVGTGGADGGDGANGTAGAHVAGFWNPGTAGANGGDGIGGEGGGGGAGGGGQWGSLMLQAFQGAGSGGGGGGGGGEGGQGGNGATAAGSAYGIYAFNNGFNGNIIDCFVQVGTAGTGGTGGNGGTGGDGGGGGLGDDTNGTLFEVGRGGDGGPGGDGGNGGKGGDASDGEAQVYYFNGGLAMASLQTSFSLSTQDVINMDNISCVNTNVDFTAGSSAAWNLGGGAVNPTPSGNAVASSYTTTGRKDIVFNGQSYTGFGNISQDDAVIPDADASAPVINGVFRICEGESVDFSALNGTNTYIYHWDLDNGAIPNNYDGTTFQSLNNISFNTADTFYIELRYETDCCGLSDPDTVTLIVDPQPTLALVGPASFCAGEGGVNLTASGSSIYTWAPATSLNTGTGNSVIANPTSTTKYYVTGLNDSQTCSVRDSIVLTVNDLLLAESSTDEGCTPDGTASVVVSGGSGSYAYAWNTSPVQTGATATALATGSYKVVVTDQTTGCKDSTDVFVDKTPGNITAFTNVINPVSCNGLSDGTASVNPSGGSGNYSYTWSPAGGTGATSAPLAAGNYSVRVVDITTGCETTVPLSIPEAPPIAISVLSSTDNDCQTFGEINVNAGGGNGPFTYTWNTTPAQTGPVLDSVAAGAYTVTVEDQDGCINNLAVNMQGASPVAVSLVNSQDATSCVINDGSITVSAVGAGTITYNWLTTPPQTGPTISNLFPGSYEVEAISNNGCADTLGITLGPLCPLNNSIVLFKASALEASAALNWRIAQEHAEFKLILERSENGLSFEEFSHFESRDQYGLIDYSFEDHEVRAGGKYFYRIIMEDLEGNRQFSEIREVSFSSEEEIQLIQLYPNPVRDEIWLQLNAQRPGSLHAELYDMKGARISSWTKELEAGEQELKLDVSNAASGVYILILHTNSHWSDRIKLIKE; encoded by the coding sequence ATGGAAAAGCTATACTCCAGCCTTTTTTCCAAGCTATGCGCGCCTATTTTCTTGCTTCTGTTTTCCACGCTTTCTATTCAGGATGTTTATGCTACCCATGGAATGGGGGCAGACATTACTTTCTCTTGCGTAGCTCCCAATATTTATGATGTCAAGTTGACCTTTTTCAGGGACTGCTCCGGGATTGTACCCAATCCGCAGGAGATTTTAGAATACAGTTCTGTAAGTTGTGGAGTAACTGCCACAATAAATCTCACCCAGCCTGTTGGTAGCGTCATCGATGTGACGCCCATCTGTCCTTCGGCTGTGAGTAAATGTGATGACCCCGCTTCAGGGGTTTTTGGTTTTCAACAATACACCTATACCGGCAGAATAACATTGCCCACGGGCTGTGGCAATGACTGGCAATTGGGCTGGTCTAATTGTTGTCGAAATTTTGCTATTACTACCTTAGTTACTCCCGGTAATCAGGATATGTATGTTTCCGCTAGCCTGGATAATACCCTGAGCCCCTGTAACAATAGTCCGATATTCAATAATATACCTACTCCTATTGTCTGTGTAAATCAACCCGTGATCTATAATCATGGGGTTACCGATCCAGATGGAGATAGCCTGGTATTCTCATTGACTTCCTGTGCGCAGGGTGCAGGTGTCCCCGTCAATTATGATCCCACCTTTAATGCAACAATCCCTTTACTGACTTCAGGAGGTGTAAGCATTGATCCCATGACCGGGCAATTGACATTTACTCCAAACACCGAACAAATAGGGGTCATTTGTGTACTGGTAGAAGAATATCGAAATGGAGTTAAGATCGGCCAAACGGTTCGGGATATGCAGTTCAGTGTGGTCAATTGTAATAATCAACCTCCTATAGCAAGTGGAGTAAATGGAAATGCAGGAGTATTCGATTTAGACCTATGTGTAGGAGCAACGACTTGTTTCGATATACAAATCAGTGATCCAGATGGAAATAATGTAACTACCAGCTGGAATAATGGAATTACTGGAGGGACCTTTGCGGTACTTAATGATGGGAGTATGAATCCCAGCGCAACCTTTTGTTGGGCACCGACTGCAGCTGATCTGGGTTCTCATTTTTTTACGGTTACGGTAAAAGATGATAATTGCTTTCTTACTGGAGAGGCTACCTATGCTTTTACCATCAATGTAGTAGGAACCAGCAATGCCCTCAATGCTTCTGTGGATAATAGTATTTGCCTGGGAGATTCCGCAAACTTGAGTTCGAGTGGAACCGGAGCTACCAATTTTGTCTGGACACCTGCAAATGGATTATCAGATCCCAATATTGCAAATCCCCGCGTGTCTCCTTTTGTAACAACCGTATATACCGTTCAGGCACAATATCCGGACGGATGTCTGGGGGAAGCTCAGGTTACGGTGGAAGTAAATGATCCTCCGGCAGTTTCAGTGAGTCCTCCCGTATCTTTTATCTGTCCAGGAAGTTCGGCTACCTTAACTGCTAACTCTCCTACAGGCACTGCCTTTAGTTGGAGTACCACAGCTGTAGGCAATAGCATCAGTGTAAGCCCTGCCAGTTCTGCTATCTATGAAGTGTATGTGGAAGATGCGAACGGATGTAGAGACACGGCCAGCGCAACAGTAAATGTGAATACCCCCGGAACAAATCTATGTAATGTAGTATATGTTAGCCCGGGAGCAACGGGAACTGGTACAGCTGCTGATCCGGGAGACCTTACGACTATGTTAAATCAGGTTACCTGTAATGACGTAGTTGTAAAAATGAATATTGGTTCTTATAACATAGACAATACCATTACTAATGTTCTCGGCAATGTTACGATTGAAGGAGGCTTTGATCAAGCCAATGGCTGGCGAAAGACTAGTCAGGCTGGAGCGACAACTATAAACCGAACAACTGCCAATCCTGATGGCTTACCCAATAACCCCCGTGTATCTGTTTTTGAAATTGCCAATGCCTCTAACTTCCGCATACAAGACCTGACCTTGACTACGGATGATGCCAATCTTCCGGGTATGTCTTTGTATGGCATTCATTTGAGCAATTGCTCTGAGTATGAAATAGTCCGTTGCCAGGTCCTCGTAGGAGATGCGGGTAATGGCTCGGACGGAACTGTAGGAGCAGATGGCTTGGACGGGGAGGATGGAGTAGCAGGTTCTTATGGAGGAATAGATGATAGAGGAAATGCCGGACCTGGAGGTAAAGGGGGAGATGGAGCTGGTACAGCGGGAACCTTTGGGGTAGGTGGTGCAGGAGGAACAGATCAGAATGGAGTGGGTACTTGCTGCCTTGAAGGTGAAGCAGGAGGAGCAGGAACACTTGCAACTGATCCACGCTCAGGAGGAGGAGGAGGAGCTGGAGGTGCCGGAGGAGAAGCTAACTCTGATGGAGGAGATGGTGGAACAGGAGCTGCAAGCCCAACAGCTAATGCTGGAGGCATTGGAGGAGAATTTCATAACAGTAATACAGGAGGACGTTCAGATGGCTCTAATGGCTCCGTAGGAACCGGTGGAGCAGATGGAGGAGATGGAGCCAATGGCACAGCCGGGGCTCATGTGGCTGGATTCTGGAACCCTGGAACCGCTGGAGCAAATGGAGGAGATGGAATAGGGGGCGAAGGTGGAGGTGGAGGAGCCGGTGGAGGTGGCCAGTGGGGATCACTAATGCTCCAGGCTTTTCAAGGCGCAGGTTCAGGCGGCGGTGGAGGTGGCGGCGGAGGAGAAGGCGGCCAGGGAGGTAATGGTGCAACTGCAGCTGGCTCAGCTTATGGCATATACGCCTTTAATAATGGCTTTAATGGAAATATCATCGACTGCTTTGTACAAGTAGGAACAGCTGGAACGGGAGGAACGGGAGGAAATGGGGGAACTGGTGGAGATGGTGGAGGTGGTGGCCTCGGGGATGATACCAATGGTACCCTCTTTGAAGTGGGGCGTGGAGGTGATGGTGGACCCGGAGGAGATGGGGGAAATGGAGGAAAAGGAGGAGATGCAAGTGATGGAGAGGCCCAGGTCTATTATTTCAATGGAGGATTGGCTATGGCAAGTCTTCAGACTTCCTTTAGCCTCAGTACACAGGATGTAATCAATATGGACAACATTTCCTGTGTAAATACCAATGTGGATTTTACTGCAGGCAGTTCCGCAGCCTGGAATCTGGGAGGAGGGGCTGTAAATCCTACGCCCAGTGGGAATGCAGTAGCCAGTAGTTATACCACAACCGGAAGAAAAGATATAGTATTTAATGGCCAATCATATACAGGTTTTGGTAATATATCCCAGGATGATGCAGTAATTCCTGATGCAGATGCCAGTGCTCCTGTCATTAATGGAGTATTCAGAATTTGTGAGGGCGAAAGTGTAGATTTCTCAGCCCTCAATGGAACCAATACCTATATCTATCATTGGGACCTTGATAATGGCGCCATTCCCAATAATTATGATGGTACTACTTTCCAAAGCCTTAACAATATCAGTTTCAATACCGCAGACACCTTTTATATAGAATTGAGGTACGAGACGGATTGCTGTGGGCTATCTGATCCGGATACTGTTACCCTGATTGTTGATCCGCAACCTACTCTTGCCCTTGTAGGTCCGGCTTCGTTTTGTGCAGGAGAAGGGGGAGTTAATCTCACAGCTTCGGGTTCAAGTATTTATACCTGGGCACCTGCCACTAGCCTGAATACCGGAACAGGTAATTCGGTCATTGCTAATCCGACTTCAACTACCAAATATTATGTCACCGGCTTAAATGATAGCCAGACCTGTTCTGTAAGAGATAGTATTGTCTTAACGGTAAATGATTTGCTCCTGGCAGAAAGCTCTACTGATGAAGGCTGTACTCCTGATGGAACGGCAAGCGTAGTGGTAAGTGGAGGTTCTGGAAGTTATGCCTATGCCTGGAATACCAGCCCTGTCCAAACGGGAGCCACTGCAACAGCCCTTGCTACTGGTAGCTATAAAGTAGTGGTAACTGATCAAACGACAGGATGTAAAGATTCAACAGATGTCTTTGTTGATAAAACTCCTGGAAACATTACGGCCTTTACAAATGTCATAAATCCGGTTTCTTGTAACGGACTTTCAGATGGTACTGCAAGTGTTAACCCAAGTGGTGGCTCTGGAAATTATAGTTATACCTGGAGTCCGGCTGGAGGCACAGGAGCTACTTCAGCTCCCCTTGCTGCCGGAAATTACTCTGTGCGTGTAGTTGATATTACAACAGGATGTGAAACAACAGTACCCCTTAGTATACCGGAAGCTCCACCAATAGCTATTTCAGTTCTTTCCTCCACAGATAATGATTGCCAAACCTTTGGCGAAATCAATGTAAATGCCGGAGGAGGAAATGGCCCCTTTACTTATACCTGGAATACAACACCCGCTCAAACAGGGCCTGTTTTGGATAGTGTCGCAGCTGGAGCTTATACAGTAACGGTAGAAGATCAGGATGGCTGTATAAATAATTTAGCAGTCAATATGCAAGGGGCTTCTCCTGTAGCAGTTTCTCTGGTAAATAGCCAGGATGCCACAAGTTGTGTGATCAATGATGGTTCTATTACGGTTTCAGCAGTAGGAGCTGGAACAATCACCTATAATTGGCTAACGACTCCTCCTCAGACTGGTCCAACCATAAGCAACCTATTTCCGGGTTCTTATGAAGTGGAGGCAATTAGTAACAATGGATGTGCAGATACCCTGGGGATTACTTTGGGACCCCTTTGTCCTTTGAATAATAGCATCGTCTTGTTTAAAGCAAGTGCCCTGGAAGCCTCAGCTGCTTTGAATTGGAGAATTGCGCAAGAACATGCAGAATTCAAACTCATTCTGGAACGCTCAGAGAATGGACTTTCATTTGAAGAATTCTCTCATTTTGAATCTAGGGATCAATATGGCCTGATCGATTATAGCTTTGAAGATCATGAGGTCCGAGCAGGTGGCAAATACTTCTACCGAATTATTATGGAAGATCTGGAAGGAAACCGACAGTTTTCTGAAATTCGGGAAGTTAGTTTTAGTAGCGAAGAGGAAATTCAATTGATTCAGCTGTATCCAAATCCAGTACGGGATGAAATTTGGCTACAATTAAATGCTCAGCGTCCTGGAAGTTTGCATGCAGAACTCTATGATATGAAAGGAGCTCGCATATCAAGTTGGACGAAAGAATTAGAAGCAGGAGAGCAGGAACTCAAACTGGATGTAAGTAATGCAGCTTCGGGGGTATATATTCTGATTTTGCATACAAATTCTCATTGGTCAGATAGAATAAAACTTATCAAGGAATAA
- a CDS encoding 4-alpha-glucanotransferase gives MTLTIRIHYYTHWGQRLFIAGSLADNCSIEHEGKGIPLHYLGAGSWGISLDIPAGKEKELNYNYYLQDENSGRFDKEWGPRRTVVLQKGRFESIQIRDYWRSRSHPNYALLSSAFTRVLHRRVKTEKIKRKKDSQILSFRIMAARLPKNCSLCVIGSDPQIGSWEESKALIMSSENFPNWEAELALKGAAREIQYKYGIYDKKEKKVISWESGENRHIRLIPDGSNELFIQQDEIFRQDEANWRASGVALPVFSLRSKNSWGVGDFADLKSFIDWAKESGQKLVQILPINDTVATHSWVDSYPYAAISVFALHPQYLSPEKMGVLKDKKFLSVFRREARELNKLEEIDYEAVMKLKSRFFKLLYDQEKEQLKKDNAFQAFIKENKEWLHPYAVFSFLRDKYKGVNFKEWEKHAVYDEKKIAKFGRASHENYDDIAVHYFIQYHLHLQLSDAAEYAREQGVVLKGDIPIGIYRYSVDAWAAPELYNMNFQAGAPPDDFAIEGQNWGFPTYNWDVMAQDDYAWWRKRLSHMARYFDAYRIDHILGFFRIWQVPYAQIQGLLGVFNPALPYSADDLRYAGLQFDEGRFCKAYITDHVLWEYFGDQAQSVKAEFLQDSPTRPGFYEFKEVFDSQRKLRNYLKGKAQYQDISTGLENLVGEILFHKEDHDYAHKYHPRIAVHFTKSYRDLDAHQKQVLNEIYNAYFYHRHDLFWKDQALVKLPAIVDATEMLVCGEDLGMVPDSVPSVMEGLGLLSLEIQRMPKETHLEFGDPALAPYLSVVSPSSHDMSPIRAWWEEDRNKTQAFYNQSLGRQGSAPYYCEAEIGKAMIYQHLNSPSMWAIFPLQDLLAIDGNLRRENPLDERINVPANPQHYWRYRLHLSLEELMDAKEFNAQLKEMLEHSGRNPLY, from the coding sequence ATGACGCTTACAATTCGAATTCACTACTACACCCATTGGGGACAAAGACTCTTCATAGCAGGATCGCTTGCCGATAACTGCTCAATTGAACATGAAGGAAAAGGAATCCCCCTTCATTATCTGGGTGCTGGCTCCTGGGGAATCAGCCTTGATATTCCAGCAGGCAAAGAGAAAGAGCTGAACTACAATTATTATTTACAGGACGAAAATTCTGGTCGCTTTGATAAAGAATGGGGCCCCAGAAGAACGGTCGTCTTGCAAAAAGGGCGCTTCGAAAGTATACAAATTCGAGATTACTGGAGATCCAGAAGTCATCCCAATTATGCCCTACTAAGTTCAGCCTTCACCCGTGTACTTCATCGCAGGGTCAAAACGGAGAAAATCAAAAGAAAGAAAGACTCTCAAATTCTGAGCTTTCGCATAATGGCTGCTCGCCTACCCAAAAACTGCTCCCTTTGTGTGATCGGAAGTGATCCCCAAATTGGAAGTTGGGAGGAATCCAAAGCCCTGATCATGTCATCTGAAAACTTTCCGAACTGGGAAGCTGAGCTAGCCCTCAAGGGAGCTGCCCGGGAAATTCAGTATAAATATGGGATATATGACAAGAAGGAGAAAAAAGTAATTTCCTGGGAAAGCGGAGAAAACCGGCATATTCGCCTGATTCCCGATGGAAGCAATGAACTATTCATTCAACAGGATGAGATATTCAGACAGGACGAAGCCAATTGGCGAGCTTCTGGTGTAGCTTTGCCCGTATTTTCCTTGAGGAGTAAAAACTCATGGGGAGTAGGAGATTTTGCTGACCTGAAAAGCTTTATTGATTGGGCAAAAGAAAGTGGACAGAAGCTGGTACAAATCCTTCCCATCAATGATACAGTGGCTACACATAGCTGGGTAGACTCCTATCCCTATGCGGCTATTTCCGTTTTCGCTTTGCATCCCCAATACCTTTCTCCCGAAAAAATGGGCGTGCTAAAAGACAAAAAATTCCTTTCGGTATTCCGAAGAGAAGCCAGAGAACTCAATAAGCTTGAAGAAATTGATTATGAGGCCGTGATGAAGCTTAAATCCCGCTTCTTTAAGCTATTATATGATCAGGAGAAAGAACAACTGAAAAAAGATAACGCTTTTCAGGCTTTCATAAAGGAAAATAAAGAATGGTTACATCCTTATGCTGTCTTCTCTTTTCTACGGGATAAATACAAAGGCGTAAACTTCAAGGAATGGGAAAAACATGCCGTATATGACGAAAAAAAGATTGCTAAATTCGGAAGAGCTTCTCATGAGAATTATGACGATATAGCTGTCCACTACTTTATCCAATATCATCTACATTTACAACTCAGTGATGCAGCCGAATATGCAAGAGAACAGGGAGTTGTTTTGAAAGGAGATATTCCGATCGGAATATACCGGTACAGCGTAGATGCATGGGCAGCACCTGAATTATACAATATGAATTTTCAGGCAGGCGCTCCACCGGATGATTTTGCCATTGAAGGACAGAATTGGGGTTTCCCAACCTATAATTGGGATGTGATGGCTCAGGATGATTATGCCTGGTGGAGAAAAAGGCTGAGTCATATGGCCCGATATTTTGATGCCTATAGAATAGACCATATTCTTGGTTTTTTCCGCATCTGGCAAGTGCCCTATGCACAAATTCAAGGCTTATTGGGAGTCTTTAATCCGGCTCTCCCCTACTCTGCAGATGACCTTAGGTATGCAGGACTGCAATTTGATGAAGGACGTTTCTGCAAGGCATACATAACGGATCATGTCCTGTGGGAATATTTTGGAGATCAGGCACAATCTGTCAAAGCTGAATTTCTGCAAGACTCCCCTACTCGACCTGGCTTTTATGAATTTAAAGAAGTTTTTGATAGTCAAAGGAAACTGAGAAATTATCTCAAAGGCAAAGCTCAATATCAGGATATATCAACAGGCCTCGAAAACCTCGTAGGAGAAATTCTTTTTCACAAAGAAGATCATGATTATGCCCATAAATATCATCCACGTATAGCAGTTCATTTCACCAAATCTTATCGAGATTTGGATGCCCATCAAAAACAAGTCTTAAATGAGATTTACAATGCGTATTTCTATCATAGACATGATCTCTTTTGGAAAGATCAGGCCCTGGTAAAGTTGCCTGCAATCGTGGATGCTACAGAGATGTTGGTTTGTGGTGAGGATTTGGGAATGGTCCCGGATAGTGTTCCTTCTGTTATGGAGGGATTAGGACTTCTAAGCCTCGAAATACAGCGCATGCCAAAAGAAACCCATCTGGAGTTTGGAGATCCGGCTCTTGCTCCCTATTTAAGTGTAGTAAGTCCTTCCAGCCATGACATGTCTCCTATTCGAGCCTGGTGGGAAGAAGACCGAAATAAAACCCAGGCCTTTTACAATCAATCTCTGGGACGACAAGGTTCTGCGCCTTACTATTGTGAAGCAGAGATAGGGAAAGCCATGATTTATCAGCACCTGAATAGCCCGAGTATGTGGGCCATATTCCCCTTACAGGATTTATTGGCTATAGATGGCAATCTGCGTAGAGAAAATCCCTTAGACGAAAGAATAAACGTTCCTGCCAACCCTCAGCATTACTGGAGGTATAGATTACATCTTTCTTTAGAAGAATTGATGGACGCAAAAGAATTCAATGCCCAACTTAAGGAAATGCTGGAGCATAGTGGGAGGAATCCCCTTTATTGA